The Pleuronectes platessa chromosome 11, fPlePla1.1, whole genome shotgun sequence DNA segment CCTGACGCCAGAGATTCCGGAGCCCCCGAAGGACTTtgtgtccctctcctccctggTGAGACACTCCTCATACTTTACATGTGTCGGGCCATTTCGATAAAGTGTATTTCAGGTTTTGCAAGGGGGAGTTTGGAGCGAGACTTAGATATCAGGTGTTTGAGTAGTAAAGGGTATTCCTGAATATCAAGGTTTGCATCGAACCCCGTAACCTTTTCGATGTAATATCTAAAGATGACGGTGCTTTATCGCATGAGAGTGATGTTGACCTTCAGAAAGTTAGTTCTTGCACATACAGGGTCATAAAAACCTCAGTTTATAGCTCAGTGTTAACATTATCCTTGTATGTACCTGTCTGCTGCTACTCGTGATTTCTGCAAACACAGGTGCTTGTAAACTAAAGGCACACACTGTGATGTTATGGCACACTCCTCTACCTccccttttttccctctctttctagTGTATGACTCCCCCTCACAGCCCCAGCTTTGTTGAGACTTCCACATCCAGCACTGGCCTCCAGTCCAGCTTGGCTGTGTCCTTGCAGCGTGGTGGGCCCGGTCTCCATCAACCTTTCCTGGCACCCAttgctgaaaaaaaaagctcCCTCCCCGCTCCGCCACAGCCCTGCCGAGCCATGGCGACCAGCGTCATCCGCCACACCGCAGACAGCACCCCCTGCCAACACCACATTCCAGTGGCCCCCAATCCAGAGAAAACTAGAGACACAGTGATGGCTACAATGGTCTGCCTGCAGcaacaactgcagcagcagcagcacatcacaAGGACTGAGCAGATAacctcacctccctctcctctcgcaTCATTAAAGACAGAATTCAGGCCCAGTCCCTCAAAACCCTGTTTGGACATTGTCTCCACCCCCACCCCTTTCAACGCCCAACCGCAAAACAGCCCATCCCCTCCCATTATTACAGCAACCCTATCCCCACCTCCAGTCAGGAGCCCTCAAATCATCTGCCAGATGTTCCCTGTGAGCAGCCAATCAGGGATAATCTCAGCCTTCATCCCCGGCACGGTTCAGACATCCAATAATGGCATTCAGACCACCACCACACCGATCCTCTCCCAACACACCTCAGCGAACACCGGCACTATGCAGCAGTCCCTCATTGTGGGCTCGGCTATGCCCCAGGGGACGGTGATGCTGGTCCTCCCTCAGTCCTCAGTGTCTCAGGCCTCTCACTGCTCGCAGACTGTCATGACCCTGGGCAACACCAAGCTGCTACCTCTGGCCCCGGCCCCCATGTACGTACCAGCAGGGCCCAGCTGCAGCACGGCGCCCGCAAAGATGGACTTTTCTCGCAGGAGAAACTATGTGTGCACCTTCCCCGGCTGCAGGAAGACATACTTCAAAAGCTCACATCTCAAGGCTCACCTTcgaacacacacaggtgagcagCACTTAAGAGAGTGTGGTTTGGCTGAAACTCATGAGATAGGGAGTTTAGTGTCACTAACATAGCTTAGGCTGACATCCTGTTTATAAAGCATTCCTTCTTTGGGCTTGCTTCTCCCGAGGGAAAGAGAGTGAGCTCATTGTTATGTCAGACCGGGCAATGTGACGCGAGAAGTTTTTATGACTGCAATGTGACTCACTTGCTGCCTCTCGCTGTTTTTCTCCTTTAGGTGAGAAGccgttcagctgcagctgggacGGCTGCGACAAGAGGTTCGCCCGCTCCGACGAGCTCTCCCGTCACCGGCGAACGCACACCGGCGAGAAGAAGTTTGTGTGTCCCGTTTGCGACCGGCGATTCATGCGCAGCGATCACCTCACCAAACACGCGCGGCGCCACATGACCACAAAGAAAATTCCCTCCTGGCAGGCCGACGTCAGGAGCTTGAACAAAATGGCTGTGGGCAAAACGCCTCCCTCAAAACCAGGCCTCGCCACAATAAGCATGCTGGTACCTGCGGCCTCGAAATAGACCCTGAACACTGCCATCCCACTCACTCCCAAGATACCACAGGGATTCGGAGAGTAGCCAAgcacaggaggctgctgctcttCTACTCatgggaaagagaaaaaaaaacatgcactggactcttttcttcctctctacTGTTAATTTGTACATGTATGTTCCTCTAAAGGACTCTTTGTTTACTTTGATATAAGTGATCATTTGTATGCACCCTTGCCAAAGCCTTTGTATGAAGTTTGTCTTACACATTTCACCTTCTCCCCATCCTCAAAACAGATATCTATGtgaatgtattgtattgttgtatgattgcatttatttgtcatatCTGGGAAAAAATATTGACATGAAAGACAAATGtgtatatatgaatattaatcAACAATACTATGATTATACCTTGATTATATCTCCCCGTATAacttttcatattatttaatacatatttgtaataaaataaaacggaTAAAACAAGTCCGATTTGTTCATCTTGTGACTTTCCAATAACTAATCCTAGAAAAACAAGGCGCTGGATCATTGTAGAGTCAGCGATCTTTCCCGGAGGGAGTGAGTGTCGGCCCACATCCTGTTTGCGTCACACTGCGACTGCCCCCACCACCGCCCTCTCTCCCTCGTCAGCTGAAACTCACTCATGTCCTCTGAAATGTGCTGACTAGCCTGTGGGAAGCTTCCTGCTCAgtgaataatatttttttgtttttgtgagtaAAGCTTTTCTACCGAGACAATCTGGGGACATGGTGTCCTGGTCATTAGCCGAGAGCCAGGATGCCTGATGAGTCAGAGGAGACACGTCTGTTTGCTTGTTCATCAGCAGATTATTTGAGGCATCAGCCCTGTTCCATTGGAGCTGTGTGCCTGTTGCGTAACACACCACTGGGTTTCATACACATATCTCTGGTATCTTTCAGCAGACACCCCCTGTTCTTATTACCAGTGGAAACACTGAAAGATACAGTTTATACAGAATTTACCACcctgtgagatttttttttaatgttcttgCTTCAAACTCAGAAATCAGAAGTATGTATGTGTAGATTTAACAATGCAAAATACAACAAGATGCAGTTGAGATGAATGATGACGAACATCCATCCTCCCGCTCATCCACACATTGACACCCGGTAACTACTAGTTTACCCGGCCTCCAATCACATGGTGAGAAATATGAACCGCTGGGGGGTGCGACCAATCACCTTTCTCCTCTGCGTACCCGCCCCTTTGCCTTACTGACCGACATACTCATTGGCCTGGCGCCACCGAGCGCTGGTCTGCAGCGATACCTGCTGGTAGAATGACATCAAATACACATTCAATTATACGAGATGTTCTGTTAGGTGTTGCACttcatttgatcatttatatgtTTGTCCACTTAGAATCCAATTTTTTAATGATCAACATAAAACGTAAAATATTTTCATCTAAAATGTTCAACTCCAAATattctttttgtaaataaaaagacaCGTAAGGCAAATACTAACTTTTCATTGCTTGAATATATTTGCAATACTTTACAGTattataaatacacacagggaaTTTCactatttttgtgaaaaagaggaaatatctttattctgtttttcctctttttacagTCGTTTTTTTCCATTGCTTACTATATAAATATTGACTGGGTACTTGTTTTACACATATTGAGCTTTATATAATTGTTAAATATAGTAATTAAGAATCAGTATCATCTGTATGTGAAGCAAACACAttccttaaaaacaaatttattttattacattttgttaCGAAACaaacagttattattattattatatattgagACACTAATGTCAATTGATTGACTGTGCTCCTCCACACTCCAGAACTACTTTAATGCAACAATAACTTTAAAACCAATAATTGGGAACAAGTTCCTTTTTATCACTGTGAATAAAATTGAGTGTATTCATTTACATCAAGtttgatgtttatttataaatgaaGAAGACATCCTTGCAAATTTAAGGAGAGAAATATGGCAAGGGTATTGTTTTTAGATATATTTAGAACTTTTCACTTATAGAACATTATATTTAATCATGtatgtaatatacaatatattacAATTATTTGTTTGACAATTAAATAGCCCGCAAGAATAAAGTAAATGGATTTGgaatgaaaatgtattaaataacaataaatgatATATCCCATTTAGCCTAATTGCACAATAGCTAACTAATACGTTAATTTAGTCAATTGTAAACATGAAGATAAATTAATAAAGTAGgtctattttttcttttatgaatataatttatatatcttGTTGGTTAAAATCATTCGTGAACCTGCCGGAAGTGATGTGGGTAAATGTTTCTCGGGGACGTGTTTCCTTGTTACACTACCAACTCTCAAGTTGCCATGGTTACACATAGACTCAGGCAGTACGTAAAGAACGTAGCAACTGACACGCAGTTTACGACTTTATCGGGAGTAGATAGTGTCGGTGAATATGTTATAATCTGACTTCTTCTCTGAGCTGGCCGTTAAACAGTGTGGAATCAAAGGCAGCTGCTTTTAAACAGCGTGATATGAAAGACGGCTCCATTCGTGTATCGGTGACTCTGCAGGAAAACTCGAACTTCAGTGAACTTAGTTTAGCTCAAATCGCCAACATGGAGGCCGGACAAAACCTGAAAGACCTGGACATGACGGCGGATGAAGTGGACAGGCTGAGAAAAGCGTTAAGAGATGACAAGTTCAGGGAGATGCTGCGAGATTACGCG contains these protein-coding regions:
- the LOC128450677 gene encoding Krueppel-like factor 11: MPSREPADMDSHGTECMDQYVSFAKRRRHDSEHSVSGLEYTDLEAAEALVCMSSWGQGLFPSNNRPSPCKPRPLTPASDSCDSLLTPEIPEPPKDFVSLSSLCMTPPHSPSFVETSTSSTGLQSSLAVSLQRGGPGLHQPFLAPIAEKKSSLPAPPQPCRAMATSVIRHTADSTPCQHHIPVAPNPEKTRDTVMATMVCLQQQLQQQQHITRTEQITSPPSPLASLKTEFRPSPSKPCLDIVSTPTPFNAQPQNSPSPPIITATLSPPPVRSPQIICQMFPVSSQSGIISAFIPGTVQTSNNGIQTTTTPILSQHTSANTGTMQQSLIVGSAMPQGTVMLVLPQSSVSQASHCSQTVMTLGNTKLLPLAPAPMYVPAGPSCSTAPAKMDFSRRRNYVCTFPGCRKTYFKSSHLKAHLRTHTGEKPFSCSWDGCDKRFARSDELSRHRRTHTGEKKFVCPVCDRRFMRSDHLTKHARRHMTTKKIPSWQADVRSLNKMAVGKTPPSKPGLATISMLVPAASK